The following proteins are encoded in a genomic region of Populus nigra chromosome 16, ddPopNigr1.1, whole genome shotgun sequence:
- the LOC133675398 gene encoding small ribosomal subunit protein eS4z-like, producing the protein MARGLKKHLKRLNAPKHWMLDKLGGAFAPKPSSGPHKSRECLPLILILRNRLKYALTYREVIAILMQRHVFVDGKVRTDKTYPSGFMDVVSIPKTNESFRLLYDTKGRFRLHSLREDEAKFKLCKVRSVQFGQKGIPYLNTYDGRTIRYPDPLIKANDTIKLDLENYKIVDYIKFDVGNVVMVTGGRNRGRVGVIKNREKHKGSFETIHVQDATGHEFATRLGNVFTIGKGTKPWVSLPKGKGIKLSIIEEAKKRLAASQNAA; encoded by the exons ATG GCTAGAGGATTGAAGAAGCACTTGAAGAGGCTCAATGCCCCTAAACATTGGATGCTTGACAAACTTGGTGGTGCATTT GCACCCAAGCCATCTTCTGGACCCCACAAGTCTAGAGAATGCTTGCCTCTCATTCTTATTCTGCGAAACAGGCTAAAGTATGCTCTCACATACCGTGAAGTAATTGCCATTTTGATGCAGAGACATGTCTTTGTTGATGGCAAGGTCAGGACAGATAAAACTTACCCTTCTGGTTTCATGG ATGTTGTATCAATCCCAAAGACAAATGAGAGCTTCCGACTCCTCTATGACACCAAAGGCCGCTTCCGTCTCCACTCCCTCAGAGAAGATGAGGCCAAG TTTAAGCTTTGCAAAGTTCGGTCTGTTCAGTTTGGGCAGAAAGGCATCCCTTACCTGAACACCTATGATGGGCGCACTATCCGCTACCCAGACCCACTCATCAAGGCCAATGACACCATCAAGCTCGACCTAGAGAATTACAAGATAGTAGACTACATCAAGTTTGATGTGGGAAATGTTGTAATGGTCACTGGAGGAAGGAACAGAGGCCGAGTTGGAGTAATCAAGAACAGGGAGAAGCATAAGGGAAGCTTTGAGACAATTCATGTTCAAGATGCCACTGGCCATGAGTTCGCCACCCGCCTGGGCAATGTGTTCACCATTGGAAAGGGCACCAAACCATGGGTTTCTCTTCCCAAGGGCAAGGGTATTAAGTTGTCTATCATTGAGGAGGCTAAAAAGAGGCTTGCAGCATCCCAAAATGCTGCATGA
- the LOC133675233 gene encoding altered inheritance rate of mitochondria protein 25, with amino-acid sequence MNWAKRLHLFAKTYKTESWIKNTIASHRFGHASNVASDPHLSRKFLAQLWVADKEMEKFSKRKTTQKKIVKSKAAAAAVYDSHPVGKWFSDATVTENPPRSQSLSGFFEPGFPEEARVAPLLARSNLLITRDIEWANLVLGFEQENRYAIVDVCYPKSPVGFIREQSNVIARQLLRLRRPFVAYITDSMGNELFRVRRPFWWLTSSIYAEIDGKEIGVVHRRWHLWRRIYDLYLGNKQFAVVENPGLWNWTFTLKDINGEVLAQIDRDWRGFGFEIFTDAGQYVIRFGSSDPNSKIGPARTIQELEVARPLTLAERAVAVALAISLDNDYFSRHGGFGLPFVEVGE; translated from the exons ATGAATTGGGCAAAGCGTTTGCATTTGTTTGCCAAGACTTACAAAACTGAATCGTGGATAAAAAATACCATTGCTTCTCACCGATTTGGACATGCTAGTAATGTTGCCTCCGATCCTCACTTGAGTAGAAAGTTTCTAGCACAGCTCTGGGTTGCTGATAAGGAAATggaaaaattttctaaaagaaaaacaacccaGAAAAAGATTGTTAAGAGcaaggctgctgctgctgctgtataTGATTCACACCCAGTTGGAAAATGGTTTTCTGATGCAACTGTTACAGAAAACCCTCCTCGCAGTCAATCTCTTTCTGGGTTTTTTGAGCCAGGATTTCCTGAGGAG GCACGGGTAGCACCTCTTCTGGCTAGGTCCAATTTGCTTATTACCAGGGATATAGAGTGGGCAAATCTTGTACTTGGTTTTGAGCAG GAGAACCGTTATGCAATAGTAGACGTGTGCTACCCCAAGTCA CCTGTAGGTTTTATACGTGAGCAAAGTAATGTAATTGCCAGACAG CTCCTTCGCCTAAGGCGCCCTTTTGTTGCTTACATAACTGATTCTATGGGTAATGAGCTGTTTAGG gTTCGGAGGCCTTTCTGGTGGTTAACGAGCTCAATTTATGCAGAGATTGATGGTAAG GAAATCGGTGTTGTTCACAGACGATGGCACTTGTGGAGAAGGATATATGATTTGTACTTGGG AAATAAGCAGTTCGCAGTAGTTGAAAATCCTGGTTTATGGAACTGGACCTTTACCCTCAAGGACATTAATGGGGAAGTGCTGGCTCAAATAGATCGTGATTGGAGGGGTTTTGGATTTGAG ATCTTTACTGATGCTGGTCAGTACGTGATAAGATTTGGGAGTTCAGATCCCAACTCGAAAATTGGCCCTGCTAGAACG ATTCAAGAGTTGGAAGTAGCCCGTCCACTGACTCTGGCAGAGAGAGCTGTAGCTGTTGCTCTTGCTATTTCATTGGATAATGATTACTTTTCAAGACATGGTGGCTT TGGACTTCCTTTTGTTGAAGTTGGCGAGTAG